In Portunus trituberculatus isolate SZX2019 chromosome 46, ASM1759143v1, whole genome shotgun sequence, a single window of DNA contains:
- the LOC123520230 gene encoding uncharacterized protein LOC123520230 isoform X1, which produces MIVCDNCVISISTLITDGKKQKNILLPYRKNVAPDLRHPPASAGELTVNFSREERLILYEHTLKNAASVPTPPELLPMDVSGSSETQPKELSGLELKKAMRDFKRRRQAYRTKISTKNKSQNEVTREIIDNMMALLGLQDPKLDLPGTSGRLHAQQCNEDCDNDLYTLGKSSGFMTSVCQDAIDSHQVKNIDYTKHQEQKTKRSKQKSHSRSRNPKERIKYQQYDTSSHDTSRFLDERKHRRMGKKYEMKSERHDTPDRYQSRSKDRGWNQGKEKKRKKDESEYRTYEQRKISKKEEKYENEERHYRQEAFSSRSKKRERNESKKRSGDNKM; this is translated from the exons ATGATTGTCTGTGATAACTGTGTGATATCAATATCTACCCTCATTACAGATggcaagaaacaaaagaatattcTGCTTCCATATAGGAAAAATG TGGCACCTGACCTGCGCCATCCTCCTGCCTCAGCTGGTGAGCTGACTGTGAATTTCTCTAGAGAAGAAAGGTTGATACTGTATGAGCACACCTTAAAGAATGCTGCCTCTGTGCCAACACCTCCAGAGCTCCTTCCAATG GATGTGAGTGGTTCTTCTGAGACTCAGCCAAAGGAGCTGTCTGGActtgaactgaagaaagcaatGAGAGATTTCAAGAGACGTCGGCAAGCTTACAGAACCAAAATATCTACCAAAAACAAAAGCCAGAATGAG GTTACCCGAGAAATTATCGATAACATGATGGCCTTGCTAGGTTTGCAAGATCCAAAATTAGACCTGCCTGGCACTTCAGGAAGGTTACATGCCCAACAGTGCAATGAAGATTGTGATAATGATTTATATACTTTAGGTAAGAGTTCAGGATTCATGACTTCAGTTTGTCAAGATGCAATAGATTCACATCAAGTGAAAAACATAGATTACACCAAACATCAGgaacagaaaacaaagagaagtaaACAAAAGAGTCACAGCAGAAGTAGGAACccaaaagagagaataaaataccaGCAGTATGACACTTCAAGTCATGATACTAGTAGGTTTTTAGATGAAAGAAAGCAcagaagaatgggaaagaaatatgaaatgaagtCTGAAAGGCATGATACACCTGATAGATACCAATCCAGATCAAAAGATAGGGGATGGAatcaaggtaaagaaaagaaaagaaaaaaagatgaatctGAATACAGAACctatgaacaaagaaaaataagcaagaaggaagaaaaatatgagaatgaagaaaggcaCTATAGGCAGGAGGCTTTTTCAAGTAGAtccaaaaaaagggaaagaaatgagagtaagaagaggagtggTGATAACAAAATGTAA
- the LOC123520230 gene encoding uncharacterized protein LOC123520230 isoform X2 produces MAPDLRHPPASAGELTVNFSREERLILYEHTLKNAASVPTPPELLPMDVSGSSETQPKELSGLELKKAMRDFKRRRQAYRTKISTKNKSQNEVTREIIDNMMALLGLQDPKLDLPGTSGRLHAQQCNEDCDNDLYTLGKSSGFMTSVCQDAIDSHQVKNIDYTKHQEQKTKRSKQKSHSRSRNPKERIKYQQYDTSSHDTSRFLDERKHRRMGKKYEMKSERHDTPDRYQSRSKDRGWNQGKEKKRKKDESEYRTYEQRKISKKEEKYENEERHYRQEAFSSRSKKRERNESKKRSGDNKM; encoded by the exons a TGGCACCTGACCTGCGCCATCCTCCTGCCTCAGCTGGTGAGCTGACTGTGAATTTCTCTAGAGAAGAAAGGTTGATACTGTATGAGCACACCTTAAAGAATGCTGCCTCTGTGCCAACACCTCCAGAGCTCCTTCCAATG GATGTGAGTGGTTCTTCTGAGACTCAGCCAAAGGAGCTGTCTGGActtgaactgaagaaagcaatGAGAGATTTCAAGAGACGTCGGCAAGCTTACAGAACCAAAATATCTACCAAAAACAAAAGCCAGAATGAG GTTACCCGAGAAATTATCGATAACATGATGGCCTTGCTAGGTTTGCAAGATCCAAAATTAGACCTGCCTGGCACTTCAGGAAGGTTACATGCCCAACAGTGCAATGAAGATTGTGATAATGATTTATATACTTTAGGTAAGAGTTCAGGATTCATGACTTCAGTTTGTCAAGATGCAATAGATTCACATCAAGTGAAAAACATAGATTACACCAAACATCAGgaacagaaaacaaagagaagtaaACAAAAGAGTCACAGCAGAAGTAGGAACccaaaagagagaataaaataccaGCAGTATGACACTTCAAGTCATGATACTAGTAGGTTTTTAGATGAAAGAAAGCAcagaagaatgggaaagaaatatgaaatgaagtCTGAAAGGCATGATACACCTGATAGATACCAATCCAGATCAAAAGATAGGGGATGGAatcaaggtaaagaaaagaaaagaaaaaaagatgaatctGAATACAGAACctatgaacaaagaaaaataagcaagaaggaagaaaaatatgagaatgaagaaaggcaCTATAGGCAGGAGGCTTTTTCAAGTAGAtccaaaaaaagggaaagaaatgagagtaagaagaggagtggTGATAACAAAATGTAA